A single region of the Pseudomonas sp. GGS8 genome encodes:
- a CDS encoding CHAD domain-containing protein — protein sequence MSALVDRLVARVLGLEVRLLACQARLSARTDPEALHDLRTTVRRLRSLLRPLRGLPGVEQLEAASSRVGQLTTPLRDCEVLAAYLFQHDQPEAAHRRMARMAEAYPAVAMSPELTQLLMILDAFPRFLRASQRQGLLKGLRQRIEKRLARQWKKLDQALHDPAHDRHLLRLLIKRVRYGIEAYPELDRLPEAAMPRLKSAQAALGDWHDSWQWLARAKEEPDLQPCVEIWKTTMAQAEERADRVLDKLSRACFKS from the coding sequence ATGTCTGCCTTGGTTGATCGGTTGGTGGCTCGTGTGCTGGGCCTGGAAGTCCGTTTGCTGGCCTGTCAGGCTCGCTTGAGTGCCCGCACCGATCCGGAAGCGTTGCACGATCTGCGCACCACCGTGCGCCGATTGCGCAGCCTGCTGCGGCCCTTGCGCGGTTTGCCCGGGGTCGAACAGCTGGAAGCCGCGTCGTCCCGGGTCGGCCAACTGACCACACCGTTGCGTGATTGTGAAGTGCTGGCGGCGTACTTGTTCCAGCACGATCAGCCCGAGGCCGCGCACCGTCGCATGGCGCGGATGGCTGAGGCTTATCCCGCCGTGGCGATGAGCCCGGAGCTTACGCAGTTGCTGATGATCCTCGACGCCTTTCCGCGTTTCCTGCGGGCCTCCCAGCGCCAGGGTTTGCTCAAGGGCTTGCGCCAGCGCATCGAAAAACGCCTGGCCAGACAATGGAAGAAACTCGACCAGGCCCTGCACGATCCCGCCCATGACCGCCATCTCCTGCGCCTGCTGATCAAGCGTGTGCGCTATGGCATCGAAGCCTACCCTGAACTGGATCGTTTGCCGGAGGCGGCCATGCCCAGGCTGAAATCGGCCCAGGCTGCCTTGGGTGATTGGCACGACAGCTGGCAGTGGCTGGCCCGGGCCAAGGAAGAGCCTGATTTGCAGCCATGTGTCGAAATCTGGAAAACCACCATGGCCCAGGCCGAAGAGCGCGCCGACCGCGTCCTCGACAAACTCAGCAGAGCCTGCTTCAAATCCTGA
- a CDS encoding patatin-like phospholipase family protein yields MKKRVALVLGSGGARGYAHIGVIEEIERRGYDIACIAGCSMGAVVGGIYAAGKLDDYRDWIESLDYLDVLRLVDVSFRLGAIRGEKVFGQIRKIVGEINIEDLRIPYTAVATDLTNQQEIWFQEGCLHQAMRASAAIPSLFTPVMQGNRMLVDGGILNPLPIVPVVSSHCDLIIAVNLNSTNQRHYQLPVIQRPAAFKTRFDSLISSLGSKLPFRRKQAEQLLLLEKEALMAEAAEINPWIESAEPEAQQPAAAPESNGAPKSATGSFIIDNVGPASLLDLINQSFEVMQTSLAQYKIAGYPPDILINVPKRVCRFFEFYKAPELIALGREIARDTLDRYENERNEDWR; encoded by the coding sequence ATGAAAAAGCGTGTCGCACTGGTGTTGGGCTCGGGTGGCGCCCGGGGCTACGCCCATATCGGCGTCATTGAAGAGATCGAACGGCGTGGCTACGACATCGCCTGCATCGCCGGTTGCTCCATGGGCGCGGTGGTCGGCGGGATCTACGCCGCCGGCAAGCTCGATGATTATCGCGACTGGATCGAGAGCCTGGACTACCTCGATGTGTTGCGTCTGGTGGACGTCAGTTTTCGCCTGGGCGCGATTCGCGGAGAGAAGGTCTTCGGGCAGATCCGCAAGATCGTCGGCGAGATCAATATCGAAGACCTGCGCATCCCCTACACGGCCGTAGCCACGGACCTGACCAACCAGCAGGAAATCTGGTTCCAGGAAGGCTGCCTGCACCAGGCCATGCGCGCCTCGGCGGCAATCCCCAGCCTGTTCACGCCGGTGATGCAGGGCAATCGAATGCTGGTGGACGGCGGTATTCTCAACCCGTTGCCGATCGTGCCGGTGGTGTCGAGCCATTGCGACCTGATCATCGCAGTCAACCTCAACTCAACCAACCAGCGTCACTATCAACTGCCGGTGATCCAGCGCCCGGCGGCATTCAAGACCCGCTTCGACAGCCTGATCAGCTCGCTGGGTTCGAAACTGCCCTTCCGCCGCAAACAGGCGGAACAATTGCTGCTTCTCGAAAAGGAAGCGCTGATGGCAGAAGCGGCCGAGATCAACCCGTGGATCGAATCCGCCGAGCCCGAAGCCCAGCAACCGGCGGCGGCCCCGGAAAGCAATGGCGCACCGAAATCCGCCACCGGGTCGTTCATCATCGACAACGTCGGCCCAGCGTCTTTGCTGGACCTGATCAACCAGAGTTTCGAGGTGATGCAGACGTCATTGGCGCAGTACAAGATTGCCGGGTATCCGCCGGATATCCTGATCAACGTGCCCAAGCGCGTATGCCGGTTTTTCGAGTTCTACAAGGCGCCGGAGTTGATCGCGCTGGGGCGTGAAATTGCGCGGGATACGCTGGATCGGTATGAGAATGAGCGCAATGAAGATTGGCGGTGA
- a CDS encoding TatD family hydrolase: MQLIDIGVNLTNPSFADKHQAVLDRAYAAGVCQLVLTGTSVEGSERALELCRQLDESAQRLFATAGIHPHSASDWNADSARRLRSLLKEPNVVAVGECGLDFNRDFSPRPQQEKVLEEHLAMAVELQLPVFLHERDASQRLLEILHDYRDQLPAAVVHCFTGEKKALFSYLDLDLHIGITGWICDERRGTHLHPLVKEIKRGRLMLESDAPYLLPRSLRPKPKNGRNEPAYLTEVLREVALHRGESLEDLAAHSTASARQFFGLPSIPQ; the protein is encoded by the coding sequence ATGCAACTCATCGATATCGGCGTCAACCTGACCAACCCCAGTTTTGCCGACAAACACCAGGCTGTACTCGACCGAGCCTACGCTGCCGGGGTCTGCCAACTGGTGCTTACCGGGACCAGCGTCGAGGGCAGCGAACGGGCACTGGAACTGTGCCGGCAACTGGACGAAAGCGCTCAGCGACTGTTCGCCACGGCCGGCATTCACCCGCATTCAGCCAGCGACTGGAACGCCGACAGCGCCCGACGTCTGCGCAGTTTGCTCAAGGAGCCGAACGTGGTGGCCGTGGGGGAATGCGGCCTCGATTTCAATCGTGATTTCTCGCCCCGCCCGCAACAGGAAAAAGTCCTCGAAGAACATCTGGCGATGGCGGTCGAACTGCAACTGCCGGTGTTCCTGCATGAGCGCGACGCCAGTCAACGGCTGCTAGAGATCCTGCACGATTACCGTGATCAATTGCCTGCTGCCGTGGTGCACTGCTTCACCGGTGAAAAGAAGGCGCTATTCAGCTACCTCGATCTGGATTTGCACATCGGCATCACCGGCTGGATCTGCGACGAACGCCGAGGCACGCACCTGCATCCGTTGGTCAAGGAGATTAAACGAGGGCGCTTGATGCTGGAGAGCGATGCGCCGTATCTGCTGCCCCGCAGCTTGCGCCCCAAGCCGAAAAACGGTCGCAACGAGCCCGCATATCTGACTGAAGTATTGCGTGAAGTGGCGTTGCATCGAGGGGAAAGCCTGGAAGATCTCGCCGCCCACAGCACCGCCAGTGCACGGCAGTTCTTCGGGTTGCCCTCAATCCCTCAATGA
- the greB gene encoding transcription elongation factor GreB has translation MSRYRPPRTAGTALITPEGEARMRAEFHELWHVRRPQVTQSVSEAAAQGDRSENAEYTYGKKMLREIDSRVRFLTKRLEALKVVSEKPSDPNKVYFGAWVTIEDEDGKESRYRIVGPDELDLKQGLISIDSPLARALIGKALDAEVRVQTPTGEQCVYIVAIDYF, from the coding sequence ATGAGCCGTTATCGCCCTCCCCGCACCGCCGGCACCGCGCTGATCACCCCCGAAGGTGAGGCGCGGATGCGCGCCGAGTTTCATGAGCTCTGGCATGTGCGCCGACCGCAAGTGACGCAATCGGTCAGCGAAGCGGCGGCACAGGGCGATCGTTCGGAAAACGCCGAATACACCTACGGCAAAAAGATGCTGCGCGAGATCGACAGCCGTGTGCGCTTCCTCACCAAGCGGCTGGAAGCCCTCAAGGTGGTCAGCGAAAAACCCAGCGATCCTAACAAGGTCTACTTTGGCGCCTGGGTCACGATCGAAGACGAGGATGGCAAAGAGTCACGCTATCGCATCGTCGGCCCGGATGAGCTGGACTTGAAACAAGGCCTGATCAGCATCGACTCACCGCTGGCCCGCGCCTTGATCGGCAAGGCACTGGATGCCGAAGTGCGTGTGCAGACGCCGACCGGTGAGCAGTGCGTGTATATCGTGGCGATTGACTATTTTTGA
- a CDS encoding response regulator, whose protein sequence is MSQTATILVIDDEPQIRKFLRISLASQGYKVLEAGTGSEGLAQAALNKPDLLVLDLGLPDMDGQQVLREFREWSTVPVLVLSVRAGEGQKVQALDGGANDYVTKPFGIQEFLARVRALLRQAPTGEAQEAALSFGPLTVDLAYRRVLLDGAEVALTRKEYAVLAQLARHPGRVITQQQLLKDIWGPTHTEDSHYLRIVVGHLRQKLADDPTQPRFIVTEAGVGYRLLSEGSL, encoded by the coding sequence ATGAGCCAGACCGCGACCATTTTGGTCATCGACGATGAACCGCAGATCCGTAAATTCCTGCGTATCAGCCTCGCCTCCCAGGGCTATAAAGTGCTGGAGGCCGGCACCGGCTCGGAGGGCCTGGCCCAGGCTGCATTGAACAAACCCGACCTGCTGGTGCTCGACCTCGGCCTGCCGGACATGGACGGCCAGCAGGTGTTGCGCGAATTTCGCGAGTGGTCGACGGTGCCGGTGCTGGTGCTCTCGGTGCGCGCCGGCGAAGGGCAGAAAGTCCAGGCACTGGATGGCGGCGCCAACGACTACGTGACCAAGCCGTTCGGCATCCAGGAGTTTCTGGCCAGGGTTCGGGCCTTGCTGCGTCAGGCGCCGACGGGGGAGGCCCAGGAAGCGGCGCTCAGTTTCGGCCCGCTCACCGTCGACCTGGCGTATCGCCGGGTGCTGCTGGACGGCGCCGAAGTGGCGCTGACGCGCAAGGAGTACGCGGTGCTGGCGCAACTGGCACGGCATCCGGGGCGGGTCATCACCCAGCAGCAATTGCTCAAGGACATCTGGGGGCCGACCCACACCGAAGACAGTCACTATCTGCGAATTGTGGTCGGGCACCTGCGGCAGAAACTGGCGGATGATCCGACTCAGCCACGGTTTATCGTCACCGAGGCGGGGGTGGGGTATCGGTTGTTGAGTGAGGGCAGCCTTTAG
- a CDS encoding DoxX family protein produces MSTLINKVLSTRAGYGLTILRIFVGIIFAAHGSQKLFGAFGGYGIAGTAQYMESIGLAPGHLMAILAGGTEFFGGLALIIGLLARPAALGLTFLSLVAILSVHISNGLFMANNGYEFALALLGGSLAVLIEGAGKLSVDRSIAG; encoded by the coding sequence ATGAGCACACTGATCAACAAGGTACTGTCTACCCGCGCAGGCTACGGTCTGACGATTCTGCGAATTTTCGTTGGCATCATCTTCGCGGCCCACGGCTCACAGAAACTCTTCGGGGCATTCGGCGGATACGGCATTGCCGGCACCGCGCAATACATGGAAAGCATTGGATTGGCACCCGGTCACCTGATGGCGATCCTGGCCGGTGGTACCGAGTTCTTCGGTGGTCTGGCGCTGATCATCGGCCTGCTGGCACGCCCGGCGGCGCTGGGGCTGACCTTCCTCTCGCTGGTCGCGATTCTCTCGGTGCACATCAGCAACGGTCTGTTCATGGCCAACAACGGTTATGAATTTGCCCTGGCCTTGCTCGGTGGCAGCCTCGCGGTGCTGATCGAAGGCGCAGGCAAGCTCTCGGTCGACCGCTCCATCGCCGGCTGA
- a CDS encoding transglycosylase SLT domain-containing protein, translating to MTRPSVLLLLCCSLLLPMPAVARLAGPLQAVPAAKVRDLSEIRSSRVLRVLVNQSRNSSGEIQGQAIGVEYHRLRAFEQYLNGQARDGQEITLKIIPKAKDQLLGALQRGEGDLVAPGELLDPQSGHAVSTSEPIASNVPLLLVGIKGERRYTHLEQLSGKTLALPTGSAAGDAVSQINQKLALHKLPPVKIEWVDPSLAVEDVLEMVQGGIFHLTIVEQPIAERWGKILPKLRFDRQVLIREPGEEYWFVRRDASMLRASIDRFLTSYKQPSDQDAAFLRIYRRLYQVHYPLAKADRQRLEKLRPVLQKHAQAQDMDWLNLAALAFKESALQPIARGGSGPTGLMQITPSAAQRVGVSDIQNLDANVQAGAKYLAMIRRKFFSSPKLNERERMAFVLAAYNMGPERVQGMRAEARRRGLNPNQWFFQVERIAMEQVGMGAVSYVNSVNKYYLAFDRERESLEPQGQKVALRK from the coding sequence ATGACACGTCCCTCGGTTTTGTTGCTGCTGTGTTGTTCGTTGCTGCTGCCGATGCCGGCGGTTGCGCGTCTGGCCGGGCCGTTGCAAGCCGTACCGGCAGCCAAGGTTCGCGACCTGTCGGAGATTCGCAGCAGTCGTGTGCTGCGGGTGCTGGTCAACCAGAGCCGCAACAGCTCCGGCGAAATCCAGGGCCAGGCCATCGGCGTCGAGTACCACCGCCTGCGGGCTTTCGAGCAATACCTTAATGGCCAGGCCCGTGACGGCCAGGAAATCACCCTCAAGATCATTCCCAAAGCCAAGGATCAACTGCTCGGCGCGTTGCAGCGCGGGGAGGGTGATCTGGTCGCGCCGGGGGAATTGCTTGATCCACAATCGGGCCACGCGGTCAGCACCAGTGAACCGATTGCCAGCAACGTGCCGTTGCTGCTGGTGGGGATCAAAGGCGAACGACGTTACACCCACCTCGAACAACTCTCGGGTAAAACCCTCGCGCTGCCCACCGGCAGTGCTGCCGGGGATGCGGTCAGCCAGATCAATCAGAAGCTCGCGTTGCATAAACTGCCCCCGGTGAAGATCGAGTGGGTCGACCCAAGCCTGGCCGTCGAGGACGTGCTGGAAATGGTCCAGGGCGGGATCTTCCATCTGACCATCGTCGAGCAACCGATCGCTGAGCGTTGGGGCAAGATCCTGCCGAAGTTGCGCTTCGATCGACAGGTCCTCATCCGCGAGCCGGGTGAGGAATACTGGTTCGTGCGCCGCGATGCCTCGATGCTGCGGGCGAGCATCGACCGTTTCCTGACCAGCTACAAACAACCGTCGGACCAGGATGCGGCGTTCCTGCGGATCTATCGGCGCCTGTATCAAGTGCACTATCCCTTGGCCAAGGCAGATCGTCAGCGTCTGGAAAAACTTCGACCGGTGCTGCAAAAACACGCGCAAGCCCAGGACATGGACTGGCTGAACCTGGCGGCGCTGGCTTTCAAGGAATCGGCGCTGCAACCCATCGCCAGAGGTGGCAGCGGCCCCACCGGCCTGATGCAAATAACACCCTCCGCCGCGCAACGGGTTGGCGTCAGCGACATTCAGAATCTCGATGCCAATGTGCAAGCCGGTGCCAAGTACCTGGCGATGATCCGCCGCAAATTCTTCTCCAGCCCCAAACTCAATGAGCGTGAGCGCATGGCGTTCGTACTGGCGGCCTACAACATGGGACCGGAGCGGGTCCAGGGCATGCGCGCCGAGGCTCGGCGGCGGGGCCTGAATCCTAATCAGTGGTTTTTCCAGGTTGAGCGAATCGCCATGGAGCAGGTGGGAATGGGGGCTGTCAGCTATGTTAATAGCGTGAACAAGTATTACCTGGCGTTTGATCGGGAGCGGGAGTCGTTGGAGCCCCAGGGGCAGAAAGTTGCCTTACGTAAATGA
- a CDS encoding Mpo1-like protein, producing MGKRHPNLPAWQWRAYPHNHQHPTNLVLHLIAVPLFIVAFLLMVSGVFSLDLASFAIGVIGLVAALGLQRHGHSLEVQASEPFSDRKDAVSRLLVEQFLTFPRFFFSGGWWRAWRERHRRH from the coding sequence ATGGGCAAACGTCACCCCAATCTTCCCGCCTGGCAATGGCGAGCGTACCCGCACAATCACCAGCACCCGACCAATCTGGTGCTGCACCTGATTGCCGTGCCGCTGTTCATCGTGGCGTTTTTGCTGATGGTCTCGGGGGTGTTCAGCCTGGATCTGGCGAGCTTCGCGATTGGCGTTATCGGCCTGGTCGCGGCCCTGGGCCTGCAGCGTCACGGTCACAGCCTGGAGGTGCAAGCCAGCGAGCCGTTCAGTGATCGCAAAGACGCGGTATCACGCCTGCTGGTCGAGCAGTTCCTGACCTTTCCACGGTTTTTCTTCAGTGGCGGCTGGTGGCGCGCCTGGCGTGAGCGCCACCGTCGTCATTGA
- a CDS encoding methyl-accepting chemotaxis protein: MGAWLSNISLKYKFWAVNAVAFVTTLLLVLYAVQLEQQARSHAAQVSAQAQARLLNAWPVGQPLPKADNLLTFNRGQAPLLNGQPLLELTDTLGWVEIDAMPLFGENPLMGAEVFTRPDGQQVAVVAYSPTLSQVFGERFTHYAVAVFILMLAMLGASQLLIRFLLSQLNTLKDVMLHVEKSGDLSARVPLACKDEVGQMANAFNAMQAGYQRVVNTVASTARQLDVGAARLAASMNEVRHGMLGQQSETDQAATAINEMTATVHHIAQHAGATRDLSQTADTLAGNGQEVVTRVQKSIGGLSTGVQQTAEMIQRLAEDSQKINGVVSVIHSIAEQTNLLALNAAIEAARAGEMGRGFAVVADEVRNLAKRVQTSTDEITTMVSALQAGTRDAVDFMQESSYKADDCMQQAQEASVALAEITGAVAQMRESNTQIAVAAEQQSHVAQEMNRAVVSIRDVTENTVQQTVSSAITSNELAMLAGELSKAIGQLKL, from the coding sequence ATGGGTGCCTGGCTTAGCAATATCTCGCTGAAATACAAATTCTGGGCGGTCAACGCGGTCGCCTTTGTCACCACCCTGTTGCTGGTGCTATACGCTGTGCAACTCGAACAACAGGCCCGCAGTCATGCCGCTCAGGTTTCGGCCCAGGCCCAGGCACGATTGCTCAACGCCTGGCCTGTCGGGCAGCCGCTGCCCAAGGCCGACAACCTGCTGACCTTCAATCGTGGGCAGGCGCCTTTACTGAACGGGCAACCGCTTCTGGAACTGACCGATACCCTCGGTTGGGTCGAGATCGATGCCATGCCGCTATTCGGGGAAAATCCGTTGATGGGCGCCGAGGTGTTCACTCGTCCTGACGGTCAACAGGTCGCGGTAGTTGCCTACAGCCCGACCCTGAGCCAGGTGTTCGGCGAGCGCTTCACTCACTACGCGGTAGCGGTGTTCATCCTGATGCTGGCGATGCTCGGCGCGTCGCAACTGTTGATCCGTTTCCTGCTTAGCCAGCTCAACACCTTGAAAGACGTGATGCTCCACGTCGAGAAAAGCGGCGATCTGTCGGCCCGTGTGCCACTGGCCTGCAAGGACGAAGTCGGGCAGATGGCCAATGCCTTCAATGCCATGCAGGCCGGCTACCAGCGGGTGGTCAACACTGTTGCCAGCACCGCCCGGCAACTGGACGTCGGTGCCGCGCGGCTGGCCGCGAGCATGAACGAGGTGCGTCACGGCATGCTCGGCCAGCAAAGCGAAACCGATCAGGCCGCCACGGCGATCAACGAAATGACCGCTACGGTCCATCACATCGCCCAACACGCCGGCGCCACCCGCGACCTCTCGCAAACCGCCGACACCCTGGCCGGCAACGGTCAGGAAGTGGTGACTCGGGTACAGAAATCGATTGGCGGGTTGTCCACCGGCGTGCAGCAAACGGCCGAGATGATTCAGCGCCTGGCCGAGGACAGCCAGAAGATCAACGGCGTGGTCAGCGTGATTCACAGCATCGCAGAACAAACCAACCTGCTGGCCCTGAACGCGGCCATCGAAGCGGCCCGGGCCGGTGAAATGGGCCGAGGGTTTGCGGTGGTCGCCGATGAAGTGCGCAACCTGGCCAAACGGGTCCAGACGTCCACCGACGAAATCACCACCATGGTTTCAGCGCTGCAGGCCGGAACTCGGGATGCGGTGGATTTCATGCAGGAAAGTTCATACAAGGCGGACGACTGCATGCAACAGGCCCAGGAAGCCAGTGTGGCCTTGGCCGAAATCACCGGTGCGGTGGCGCAGATGCGTGAAAGCAATACGCAGATCGCGGTGGCGGCCGAGCAACAGAGTCATGTGGCGCAGGAGATGAATCGGGCCGTGGTGAGCATTCGCGACGTGACCGAAAACACCGTGCAGCAGACCGTGAGTTCGGCGATTACCAGCAATGAGCTGGCGATGTTGGCCGGGGAATTGAGCAAGGCCATCGGGCAACTGAAACTGTGA
- a CDS encoding acyl-CoA thioesterase II produces MRFSDLLDAVRSQPQEVSIPPEWGQGRASFGGLIAALQYEAMRAKVPADRPVRSLAITFVGPVEPDVAVSFEVDVLREGKAVSQVLGRAMQKGQVVTLVQGSFGAARPSEVVVTANPAPEMKHWDDCQELPYIKGVTPEFMRYLAMRWSVGGMPFTGNKSRDMGGWVRLRGEGEGESVSEAHILALVDAWPPSLLSHLKKPAAGSTLTWTIEFVQPLLALSTLDWCKYLVDIEHAADGYGHAAAKLWSEDGQLIAMSRQTVTIFA; encoded by the coding sequence ATGCGCTTTTCCGATCTGCTCGACGCTGTTCGCAGCCAGCCGCAGGAAGTGTCTATTCCACCCGAATGGGGCCAGGGGCGGGCGAGTTTTGGTGGTCTGATAGCGGCCTTGCAATACGAAGCCATGCGCGCAAAAGTCCCAGCAGATCGTCCGGTGCGCTCGCTGGCAATCACCTTTGTCGGTCCGGTCGAACCCGATGTGGCGGTCAGTTTTGAAGTCGATGTATTGCGCGAAGGCAAAGCCGTGAGTCAGGTGCTCGGTCGGGCGATGCAGAAGGGGCAAGTGGTGACGTTGGTCCAGGGCAGCTTCGGCGCTGCGCGACCTTCCGAAGTGGTGGTCACGGCCAACCCGGCTCCTGAGATGAAGCACTGGGACGACTGCCAGGAACTGCCGTACATCAAAGGCGTGACCCCGGAATTCATGCGCTACCTGGCCATGCGCTGGAGTGTCGGTGGCATGCCGTTCACGGGTAACAAATCGCGGGATATGGGTGGTTGGGTGCGCTTGCGTGGGGAGGGGGAGGGCGAGTCGGTCAGCGAAGCCCATATCCTCGCGCTGGTCGACGCCTGGCCGCCGTCCTTGTTGTCGCATCTGAAGAAACCGGCGGCAGGCAGCACGCTCACCTGGACCATCGAGTTCGTCCAGCCGTTACTGGCGTTGAGCACGCTGGACTGGTGCAAGTACCTGGTGGACATCGAGCATGCCGCTGACGGCTATGGACACGCCGCCGCCAAACTGTGGAGCGAAGACGGTCAGTTGATCGCCATGAGTCGGCAGACCGTCACGATTTTCGCCTGA